In one window of Blastocatellia bacterium DNA:
- the thiC gene encoding phosphomethylpyrimidine synthase ThiC, protein MKNASKSLEVTGVSLRIPPFPASRKVYIQGTRPDIRVPVREVRLTPTIGRDGTRQENPPIYLYDTTGPYTDPLVEVSVREGLPPIRWAWIQERGDVEVVANSERRKACLDRLPLSSQRPRLRARPGHRVTQMYYARRGIITPEMEFVALRENILWEIARGYPRARLPHRGETFGSSIPSEITPEFVRQEVARGRAIIPANINHPELEPMIIGRNFLVKINANIGTSIVASSIEEEIEKMLWAIRWGADTVMDLSTGRNIYETREWIIRNSPVPIGTVPIYEALEKVGGKPEELTWEIFRDTLIEQAEQGVDYFTIHAGVRLHHIPLAMNRVTGIVSRGGSIIAKWCLAHHQENFLYTHFREICEIMAAYDVAFSLGDGLRPGSIADANDEAQMAELETLGELTRIAWEMDCQVMIEGPGHIPMQLIRENVEKESALCQEAPFYTLGPLVTDIAPGYDHITSAIGAALIGWYGASMLCYVTPKEHLGLPNKQDVKDGVIAYRIAAHAADLARGHPGAQLRDDVLSKARFEFRWEDQFNLSLDPETARAYHDETLPAEGAKLAHFCSMCGPQFCSMRITEELREYAARKGLSLEEARAAGLREKAEEFRTSGAEI, encoded by the coding sequence ATGAAGAACGCGTCAAAATCCTTGGAGGTCACTGGGGTGTCGTTGCGGATCCCACCTTTTCCGGCCTCGCGGAAGGTGTACATCCAAGGGACGCGCCCCGATATTCGCGTTCCCGTGCGCGAGGTCCGACTCACACCGACCATTGGTCGAGATGGCACCCGGCAGGAGAATCCTCCGATCTACCTCTATGACACCACGGGTCCGTATACGGATCCACTGGTCGAAGTGAGCGTGCGCGAAGGCCTGCCCCCGATTCGCTGGGCGTGGATTCAAGAGCGCGGCGATGTGGAAGTCGTCGCGAACTCCGAGCGCCGGAAGGCATGCTTGGACCGACTGCCGCTCTCCTCGCAGCGCCCGCGCTTGCGGGCTCGGCCCGGCCATCGCGTCACTCAAATGTACTATGCCCGCCGAGGCATCATCACGCCCGAGATGGAATTCGTCGCGCTGCGCGAGAACATCCTGTGGGAGATCGCTCGAGGCTATCCCCGAGCCCGTCTCCCCCATCGAGGAGAAACCTTCGGTTCCTCCATCCCCAGTGAGATCACTCCGGAATTCGTCCGACAGGAAGTCGCTCGGGGTCGCGCCATCATTCCTGCCAATATCAACCATCCCGAATTGGAACCGATGATCATCGGCCGCAACTTCCTGGTGAAGATCAATGCCAACATCGGGACCTCGATCGTCGCTTCCTCCATCGAGGAGGAGATTGAGAAGATGCTCTGGGCGATCCGGTGGGGAGCGGATACGGTCATGGACCTCTCAACAGGGAGGAATATCTACGAGACGCGGGAATGGATCATTCGGAACTCGCCCGTCCCCATTGGGACGGTCCCCATTTACGAGGCCTTGGAGAAAGTCGGAGGGAAGCCCGAAGAGCTGACCTGGGAGATTTTCCGCGATACGCTCATCGAGCAAGCCGAACAGGGCGTGGACTACTTCACCATCCACGCGGGCGTCCGGCTCCACCACATTCCCCTCGCAATGAATCGAGTGACGGGGATCGTCTCCCGCGGAGGGTCCATCATCGCTAAGTGGTGTTTGGCCCACCATCAGGAGAACTTCTTGTACACGCATTTTCGGGAGATCTGCGAGATTATGGCCGCTTATGACGTGGCGTTCTCCCTAGGTGACGGCCTGCGTCCGGGTTCCATCGCCGATGCTAACGATGAGGCGCAGATGGCTGAGCTGGAGACCTTAGGCGAGCTGACGCGCATTGCCTGGGAGATGGATTGCCAGGTCATGATCGAAGGGCCGGGTCACATTCCTATGCAGCTGATTCGGGAGAACGTGGAGAAGGAGAGCGCCCTTTGTCAGGAAGCGCCATTCTATACGTTGGGGCCGTTGGTGACTGACATCGCGCCTGGCTACGATCACATCACGAGTGCCATTGGCGCAGCGCTCATCGGCTGGTACGGGGCTTCCATGCTCTGCTACGTCACGCCGAAGGAGCATTTGGGATTGCCGAACAAGCAGGATGTCAAAGATGGGGTGATCGCCTATCGCATCGCTGCCCACGCGGCTGATCTGGCACGAGGGCATCCCGGTGCCCAATTGCGGGACGACGTCCTATCCAAAGCGCGGTTTGAATTCCGTTGGGAGGATCAATTCAATCTCTCCCTTGATCCAGAGACGGCACGCGCTTATCACGATGAGACGCTTCCGGCGGAAGGAGCCAAGCTGGCCCATTTCTGCTCGATGTGCGGTCCGCAATTTTGCTCCATGCGCATTACGGAAGAACTGCGCGAGTATGCGGCGCGGAAGGGGCTCTCCCTCGAAGAGGCGCGAGCCGCCGGATTGCGGGAGAAGGCTGAAGAATTTCGGACGTCGGGGGCGGAGATATAG
- the lipB gene encoding lipoyl(octanoyl) transferase LipB, whose translation MAVRDRPDDQMPLADARTCHVRRLGLVEYEDGLEAQSLLATARKADLIPDQLLLLEHPHVVTIGRRTRHLGGNMNDHFRVSPEVLAHYDVEQYETDRGGAVTYHGPGQLVVYPILKLVGRRRDVHRYLRDLEEVIIRTLDDFGITAERIFGQTGVWVGRQKIASIGVHLSHWVTTHGLALNVNTDLRFFDLIVPCGLPDVQMTSMAKLLGASVSMEHVQERLLVHFQEVFDCHLIERPIEMESVQVLLRTLEGEYLLLKRTERDGGFWQPVTGLIEFGESPVEAALREVREETGLDLADATPPGGSSLSPLPYVHAFAFSSTDPLPSFIREYSFLAVLPMRPAIRINPLEHDAFRFEKVTTALALVRWKGNRRALILSERFCTTGSVHPANAPQALRL comes from the coding sequence ATGGCGGTCCGCGACCGACCAGATGACCAGATGCCTCTCGCCGACGCGCGCACATGTCACGTTCGACGACTGGGACTGGTCGAGTACGAAGACGGCCTCGAAGCGCAATCTCTGTTGGCGACGGCCCGGAAGGCCGACCTCATCCCGGATCAGCTACTGCTGCTCGAACATCCCCATGTGGTGACCATCGGGCGAAGGACGCGCCATTTGGGCGGGAACATGAACGATCATTTCCGCGTCTCTCCCGAGGTGCTCGCGCACTACGATGTGGAGCAATATGAGACGGATCGCGGAGGAGCTGTCACCTATCACGGCCCGGGACAACTGGTCGTTTATCCGATCCTGAAGCTCGTTGGGCGCCGCCGCGACGTCCACCGATACTTGCGCGATTTGGAAGAGGTCATTATCCGTACCCTCGATGATTTCGGAATCACGGCGGAGCGAATTTTCGGACAGACGGGGGTTTGGGTAGGGCGCCAGAAGATCGCTTCCATTGGCGTTCATCTCTCCCATTGGGTCACGACGCATGGGCTGGCCCTCAACGTCAATACGGATCTTCGATTCTTCGACCTCATCGTCCCGTGTGGACTCCCGGACGTGCAAATGACCTCGATGGCGAAACTCCTCGGAGCTTCGGTCTCGATGGAGCACGTGCAGGAGCGCTTACTTGTCCATTTCCAAGAGGTCTTCGACTGTCATCTCATCGAGCGCCCCATCGAGATGGAATCCGTCCAAGTGCTCCTGCGCACGCTGGAGGGAGAGTATCTTCTTCTGAAACGCACTGAGCGCGATGGTGGATTTTGGCAACCCGTCACGGGATTGATCGAATTCGGTGAATCGCCTGTGGAAGCCGCCCTTCGGGAAGTTCGAGAGGAGACGGGGCTGGACCTCGCCGATGCCACTCCGCCTGGCGGTTCGTCGCTCTCCCCCCTCCCCTATGTGCATGCTTTCGCGTTCTCGTCCACCGATCCCCTTCCCTCCTTCATTCGCGAGTACTCCTTCCTGGCCGTCCTTCCGATGCGTCCGGCGATCCGCATCAACCCACTGGAGCATGACGCCTTCCGATTCGAAAAGGTGACCACGGCGCTCGCCCTCGTGCGATGGAAGGGAAACCGTCGCGCGCTGATTTTGAGCGAACGCTTCTGCACGACCGGCAGCGTTCACCCGGCGAATGCGCCTCAGGCCTTGCGCCTATGA
- a CDS encoding transcription elongation factor GreA: MDVLTKLKERLEAELRALENELKFELPKELQRALAHGDLRENAEYQAALQRQEFVRARIAQIRKQLSDLSMLNVSALPRDRVAYGSTVTLLDLDTGEEVTYRLALGDEVDPERGVISVSSPIGSSLLGKREGDEVIVHTPARKRRFEIIKLITLPQELEGGEAS, from the coding sequence ATGGACGTGCTCACAAAGCTCAAGGAACGGCTTGAGGCCGAACTGCGTGCTTTGGAGAATGAGTTGAAATTCGAACTGCCCAAGGAGTTACAGAGGGCTCTGGCACATGGCGACTTGCGGGAGAATGCGGAGTATCAGGCGGCCCTTCAGCGTCAGGAATTCGTGCGCGCGCGCATCGCGCAGATTCGCAAGCAACTCTCCGATCTCTCGATGCTCAACGTGAGCGCGCTTCCTCGGGATCGGGTGGCCTACGGTTCGACGGTCACGCTCTTGGATCTGGACACGGGTGAGGAGGTGACCTATCGGCTAGCGCTCGGCGATGAGGTGGATCCCGAGCGCGGGGTCATCTCCGTCTCTTCTCCCATTGGTTCGAGCCTCTTAGGGAAACGAGAGGGCGATGAGGTGATCGTTCACACGCCGGCGCGCAAACGCCGGTTTGAGATCATCAAACTCATCACCCTGCCGCAAGAACTGGAAGGGGGAGAAGCCTCCTGA
- a CDS encoding radical SAM protein has translation MARSVVRERAWRTYCGAPVAPLPKGLPKLVESLCPECCRVIPARIFEHEGRVMMEKRCSEHGEFRDIVWSDVRLYLKAEEWAFEGGRGVSNPAVPDAVLCPQDCGLCQMHLSHTGLANIDLTNRCNLTCPVCFANANVAGYVYEPSLEQVYRMLRQLREMRPVAARVIQFSGGEPTIYPHFIEAVRMARDLGFSHIQVATNGLRFATEPGFAERCAEAGLHTLYLQFDGVSDEVYRKTRGQPLWELKQRAIEAARRAGLKIVFVPTIARGVNDHEVGRILHFAIENIDVASGITYQPVTFTGRIAQKKREQMRYTLTDLVKDLAEQTGIVDTYHDWYPTPCTVSFSQFLSALQGEETIALSCHPHCSLATYLFVDARTKTAIPVTRFVDVEGMLRAFREWAPRIRQLPSKKLRAMTAYVVLQRFFRPEAAPPGLTYVKFLRTLEGLVDKRIGRGKNEQQLTYRTLMVAGMHFMDAYNYQLDRVMRCVIHYSAPDGRIYPFCTYNSGITFREKIEQSFSIPLEAYLAGKEPMVTRTVLKV, from the coding sequence ATGGCAAGAAGCGTCGTGCGAGAGAGGGCTTGGAGAACCTACTGCGGGGCGCCAGTGGCTCCGCTGCCGAAGGGATTACCGAAGCTCGTCGAGTCTCTCTGTCCGGAGTGTTGTCGCGTCATCCCTGCACGCATCTTCGAGCACGAGGGACGGGTGATGATGGAGAAACGATGCTCGGAGCACGGCGAGTTTCGCGACATCGTTTGGTCTGATGTTCGCCTTTATCTGAAGGCCGAGGAGTGGGCATTTGAGGGGGGGCGAGGCGTCTCCAACCCAGCCGTGCCGGATGCCGTGCTTTGCCCACAGGATTGTGGTCTCTGTCAGATGCATTTGAGCCATACGGGCTTGGCCAACATTGACCTGACGAACCGTTGCAACTTGACCTGTCCCGTCTGCTTCGCCAACGCGAACGTGGCGGGCTACGTCTACGAGCCCTCGCTGGAGCAGGTCTATCGGATGCTGCGGCAACTGCGCGAGATGCGCCCGGTTGCGGCCCGTGTCATTCAATTCTCGGGCGGGGAGCCTACGATTTATCCCCATTTCATTGAGGCCGTGCGGATGGCGCGAGATCTGGGGTTCTCGCACATTCAGGTCGCCACAAACGGCCTCCGATTCGCTACCGAGCCTGGCTTCGCTGAGAGATGTGCCGAGGCCGGATTACATACACTTTATCTCCAGTTCGACGGCGTGAGTGACGAGGTCTATCGCAAGACGCGCGGGCAGCCGCTCTGGGAGCTGAAACAGCGAGCCATCGAAGCCGCCCGTCGGGCGGGATTGAAGATCGTCTTCGTCCCGACGATCGCGCGCGGGGTAAACGATCATGAGGTCGGTCGCATCTTGCACTTCGCCATCGAGAATATTGATGTCGCGTCGGGCATCACGTATCAGCCGGTGACGTTCACCGGGCGAATTGCGCAAAAGAAACGGGAGCAAATGCGGTATACGCTCACCGACTTGGTGAAAGACTTGGCCGAACAAACCGGAATCGTGGACACCTATCATGATTGGTATCCCACACCATGCACCGTCTCATTCTCGCAGTTCTTGAGCGCCCTGCAAGGAGAGGAGACGATCGCCCTGAGCTGTCATCCGCATTGTTCGCTGGCGACGTATCTCTTTGTGGACGCGCGGACGAAGACGGCGATCCCCGTCACGCGCTTCGTGGATGTGGAGGGAATGCTGCGAGCGTTTCGTGAGTGGGCACCACGGATCCGTCAGCTCCCTTCCAAGAAGCTGCGGGCAATGACAGCGTATGTCGTCCTGCAGCGATTCTTCCGTCCGGAGGCGGCACCACCAGGATTGACCTATGTGAAGTTCCTCCGAACCCTCGAAGGACTTGTGGATAAGCGCATCGGGCGCGGAAAGAATGAACAGCAGCTCACCTATCGAACGCTCATGGTCGCTGGGATGCATTTCATGGATGCCTACAACTACCAACTCGATCGCGTCATGCGTTGCGTCATCCATTATTCGGCTCCCGATGGGCGCATCTATCCCTTCTGCACGTATAACTCTGGGATCACATTCCGCGAGAAGATCGAGCAGAGCTTCTCGATCCCGTTGGAGGCATATCTCGCCGGGAAGGAACCGATGGTGACGAGGACCGTCCTGAAGGTGTGA
- the sucB gene encoding dihydrolipoyllysine-residue succinyltransferase: MKVEVIMPQMGESIAEGTVTKWLKKPGEHVRRDEPLFEISTDKVDAEIPSPAEGVLAEVLVHEGETVPIQTVVAYIETDKEAVEAPPREVSERATPVAEATPRREPTPEPARVAPSAAEEPSMREIIIPPHPWEKQKQEIRITIPAERLERKAVRSSPVVEKLAQEYGIDLTQIEGTGRGGRVTKRDVLRYLEERAARPSEARPQPIEAPELETPLYPPYLPGERVEIVPMSVMRKKIAEHMVYSKRVAPHVTTFFEIDMTRVSRLRDQLQPDFEQRHGVKLTYLPFIVQACVSALKAFPILNASIADDKIVYKKDINIGIAVALEWGLIVPVIKNADALSLVGLAKAIHDLATRARNKQLKPEEVQGGTFTITNPGVFGSLFGTPVINQPQVAILGVGRIAKRPVVVEDDAIAIRAMAYFSLSFDHRLIDGAVADQFMAHIKRTLESFELTGA, encoded by the coding sequence ATGAAAGTCGAAGTCATCATGCCTCAAATGGGTGAGAGCATCGCCGAGGGAACAGTCACCAAATGGCTCAAGAAGCCAGGTGAGCACGTCCGTCGTGATGAACCGCTCTTTGAGATCTCCACGGATAAAGTGGATGCGGAGATCCCTTCACCGGCCGAAGGAGTTTTGGCCGAGGTGCTCGTCCATGAAGGGGAGACCGTCCCCATTCAAACTGTCGTCGCTTATATCGAGACGGATAAGGAAGCCGTCGAGGCTCCGCCGCGCGAGGTGAGCGAACGTGCGACTCCGGTGGCAGAAGCGACACCGCGGAGAGAACCGACGCCCGAACCGGCGCGCGTCGCCCCTTCCGCTGCCGAAGAGCCATCCATGCGCGAGATCATCATTCCCCCTCATCCGTGGGAGAAGCAAAAGCAAGAAATCCGTATCACCATCCCGGCCGAGCGCCTTGAGCGAAAGGCTGTGCGTTCATCGCCGGTCGTGGAGAAGCTGGCCCAAGAGTACGGTATTGATCTCACGCAGATCGAGGGGACGGGCCGCGGCGGACGCGTCACCAAGCGCGACGTCCTGCGATACCTGGAGGAGCGCGCTGCTCGGCCGTCAGAGGCGCGTCCGCAGCCGATCGAGGCCCCGGAATTGGAGACGCCGCTCTATCCTCCCTATCTCCCCGGAGAGCGCGTCGAGATCGTCCCGATGAGCGTCATGCGCAAGAAGATCGCCGAACACATGGTCTACAGCAAACGCGTCGCTCCCCATGTGACGACGTTCTTCGAGATCGACATGACGCGCGTCAGCCGATTGCGAGATCAGCTACAACCGGATTTCGAACAGCGCCATGGCGTCAAACTCACGTATTTACCGTTCATCGTCCAGGCTTGCGTGAGCGCGCTCAAAGCCTTCCCGATTCTGAACGCTTCGATCGCCGACGACAAGATCGTCTACAAGAAGGACATCAACATCGGCATCGCCGTCGCCTTGGAGTGGGGCCTCATCGTCCCCGTCATTAAAAACGCGGATGCGCTCAGTCTCGTTGGATTGGCCAAAGCGATTCACGATCTGGCTACGCGCGCGCGGAACAAGCAGCTCAAACCGGAGGAGGTCCAGGGAGGGACGTTCACCATCACGAATCCGGGCGTCTTCGGCTCGCTTTTCGGAACTCCGGTGATCAATCAGCCCCAGGTCGCCATTCTCGGGGTCGGGCGCATCGCTAAGCGCCCCGTCGTCGTGGAGGATGACGCCATTGCGATTCGCGCGATGGCATATTTCTCCCTCTCCTTCGACCATCGGCTCATTGATGGGGCTGTCGCCGATCAATTCATGGCGCACATCAAACGAACGCTCGAATCGTTCGAGCTGACGGGAGCTTGA
- a CDS encoding adenosine-specific kinase, whose protein sequence is MELKVVPLEIPSGCNIIVGHAHFIKTVEDLYEIMATSSPHIRFGVAFCEASGPCLIRFEGNDAELTEAAVRNARQLSAGHTFVIVLREGYPINVLNAIKACQEVCTIHCATANPTQIILVETEQGRGILGVIDGFASKGVEGEEEKAKRKELLRKIGYKLSQSHS, encoded by the coding sequence ATGGAGCTGAAGGTCGTCCCTTTGGAAATCCCATCCGGATGCAACATCATCGTCGGGCATGCGCATTTCATTAAGACCGTCGAAGATCTGTACGAGATCATGGCGACCAGCTCGCCGCACATCAGGTTCGGCGTGGCATTCTGTGAGGCTTCTGGACCATGCCTGATCCGGTTCGAAGGCAATGACGCCGAACTCACGGAGGCAGCGGTCCGAAACGCGCGCCAATTGAGCGCTGGGCATACGTTCGTGATCGTATTGCGGGAAGGGTATCCGATCAATGTCCTCAATGCGATCAAAGCGTGTCAGGAAGTATGCACGATTCACTGCGCGACGGCTAATCCCACCCAGATCATTCTCGTGGAGACCGAGCAAGGGCGAGGAATTCTCGGTGTCATAGATGGGTTCGCCTCCAAGGGGGTTGAGGGGGAGGAAGAGAAGGCGAAGCGGAAGGAGTTGCTGCGAAAAATCGGGTACAAGCTCTCGCAGTCTCATAGCTGA
- a CDS encoding thiamine pyrophosphate-dependent dehydrogenase E1 component subunit alpha yields MEATLTREQLLDMYYYMKLTRMVEERLQRLYRQGKIVGGLYRSLGQEGESVASAYALEEGDFLAVMIRNLGALFVRGVRPWEIFTQYMGKGTSPTRGKDNIVHFGSVERGIIPPISHLGDLIPVMAGIALASKMQRKRSVALTYIGDGGTSTGAFHEGLNFAAVLKLPLIVIAEDNGYAYSTPKHKQMAIENIADRAIGYGIFGETVDGNDVIAVYQATRRAIQRAREGLGPTLLEVKTFRMRGHAEHDDAWYVPRELLEYWQKRDPILRLETYLKEHGMADETDFEAITRRIEEEIEADLQYAEQSPMPDPRIALEDVYAEAPSVLEGAPRPREHAAKTRS; encoded by the coding sequence ATGGAAGCGACGCTGACCCGCGAACAACTCCTGGACATGTACTACTACATGAAACTGACCCGGATGGTGGAGGAACGCCTGCAACGCCTCTACCGACAGGGGAAGATCGTGGGAGGGCTCTATCGCAGTCTCGGACAAGAGGGCGAGTCCGTCGCCAGCGCCTATGCCCTCGAAGAGGGAGATTTCTTGGCGGTGATGATCCGGAATCTGGGCGCGCTCTTTGTGCGCGGCGTCCGCCCTTGGGAGATTTTCACTCAGTACATGGGCAAAGGAACGAGTCCAACACGCGGCAAGGATAACATCGTTCACTTTGGGAGCGTAGAGCGCGGCATCATCCCTCCGATCAGCCACCTCGGCGATCTCATCCCGGTAATGGCTGGCATCGCGCTGGCTTCGAAGATGCAACGAAAGCGTTCGGTTGCTCTCACCTATATCGGCGACGGCGGAACGAGCACAGGGGCGTTCCACGAAGGATTGAACTTCGCTGCCGTCTTAAAGCTTCCTCTGATCGTCATTGCCGAAGATAATGGGTATGCCTACTCGACGCCCAAGCATAAGCAAATGGCCATCGAGAACATCGCCGATCGCGCGATCGGATACGGGATCTTCGGCGAGACAGTGGACGGCAACGATGTCATCGCCGTGTATCAGGCCACGCGCCGCGCTATCCAACGAGCGCGCGAGGGCCTGGGGCCGACCTTGCTCGAGGTCAAGACCTTTCGCATGCGCGGACACGCCGAACACGACGACGCGTGGTATGTTCCTCGCGAGCTGCTCGAATATTGGCAGAAGCGCGATCCGATCCTGCGCTTGGAGACCTATCTGAAAGAGCATGGCATGGCCGACGAGACCGATTTCGAAGCGATCACTCGTCGCATCGAGGAGGAGATCGAGGCCGATCTTCAATATGCGGAGCAATCGCCAATGCCCGACCCGCGGATCGCCTTAGAAGATGTGTATGCCGAAGCCCCTTCCGTTCTGGAAGGGGCTCCTCGACCGCGTGAGCACGCGGCGAAGACGCGATCTTGA
- a CDS encoding alpha-ketoacid dehydrogenase subunit beta: protein MPVLTYLEAIRQGLWEEMERDERVFLLGEDIGVYGGAFKVTEGFLERFGEERVIDTPISEAAIVGAAIGAALVGLRPVAEMQFIDFISIAFDQLTNFAAKCRYRWGAGVPIVVRGPCGGGVHGGPFHSQNVEAYFFHTPGLKIVEPATPYDAKGLIKAAIRDEDPVLYFEHKYLYRRIRGEVPEGDYIVPIGKADIKRPGRDVTILTYGWMLHKSLEAAELVAQEGIEVEVVDLRTLLPLDDETILSSVAKTGRAVIVHEDTRTGGIAGELAMRINERIFEYLEAPVVRVTAPDTPIPFSPPLEEFFLPQVEEIVQAIRWVANY from the coding sequence ATGCCCGTGTTGACTTATTTGGAGGCTATTCGCCAGGGACTCTGGGAAGAAATGGAGCGCGATGAGCGTGTCTTCCTGCTCGGTGAAGACATCGGCGTCTACGGCGGCGCCTTCAAGGTCACCGAGGGTTTCCTCGAGCGCTTCGGCGAAGAGCGCGTCATTGATACGCCGATCTCGGAAGCGGCCATCGTGGGCGCGGCCATCGGAGCGGCGCTGGTGGGATTGCGCCCAGTCGCTGAGATGCAATTCATTGATTTCATCTCTATCGCTTTCGACCAATTGACGAATTTTGCCGCGAAGTGCCGATATCGCTGGGGGGCGGGCGTCCCCATCGTCGTGCGCGGCCCTTGTGGCGGCGGCGTGCACGGTGGCCCCTTTCATTCGCAGAACGTCGAGGCGTATTTCTTCCACACGCCTGGGCTGAAGATCGTGGAGCCCGCTACGCCATACGATGCCAAGGGCCTCATCAAGGCCGCCATCCGGGATGAGGACCCCGTGCTCTATTTCGAGCACAAGTATCTCTACCGCCGCATCCGAGGGGAAGTGCCCGAGGGGGACTACATCGTTCCCATCGGGAAGGCGGACATCAAGCGCCCTGGTCGGGATGTCACCATTCTGACCTACGGATGGATGCTCCACAAGTCGCTCGAAGCGGCGGAGCTTGTCGCGCAGGAGGGCATTGAAGTCGAGGTCGTGGATTTGCGGACGCTCCTCCCCCTCGATGACGAGACGATCCTCAGCTCAGTGGCCAAAACGGGTCGTGCCGTCATCGTTCACGAAGACACGCGCACGGGAGGGATCGCCGGAGAGCTCGCCATGCGCATTAACGAGCGCATCTTCGAGTATCTTGAAGCGCCCGTCGTTCGCGTCACGGCTCCGGACACGCCAATCCCGTTCAGTCCCCCGTTGGAGGAATTCTTCCTCCCTCAAGTGGAGGAGATCGTTCAAGCCATCCGATGGGTCGCCAACTATTGA